A single window of Liolophura sinensis isolate JHLJ2023 chromosome 6, CUHK_Ljap_v2, whole genome shotgun sequence DNA harbors:
- the LOC135466137 gene encoding uncharacterized protein LOC135466137, giving the protein MVEMSTEEIQVVDALNNREKEIYRTLDVFSHGVSNSKSLVVEDSNREVTEASQLDCEVISQGDYQVTSQSSILNIVSQTIVDDQDNNNVITEAQLSDHELLNLQTGAKLYHGDGFPVTIEEEKEDEVEVCLVYGPI; this is encoded by the exons ATGGTGGAGATGTCGACCGAAGAAATCCAAGTCGTGGACGCACTTAACAACCGAGAAAAAGAG ATTTACAGAACACTGGATGTtttttcccatggagtaagcaATAGTAAAAGTTTAGTCGTAGAAGACAGTAACCGTGAAGTTACGGAGGCCTCCCAGTTGGATTGTGAGGTCATTTCCCAGGGGGATTACCAGGTCACATCGCAATCAAGTATCTTAAATATTGTGTCACAAACCATCGTAGATGACcaagacaacaacaacgtcatcACTGAGGCGCAACTCAGCGACCACGAACTACTCAACCTGCAGACAGGAGCGAAGCTGTACCACGGAGACGGTTTCCCAGTCACCATCGAAGAGGAAAAAGAAGACGAAGTCGAGGTTTGCTTGGTGTATGGGCCAATTTGA